Proteins found in one Streptomyces sp. NBC_00461 genomic segment:
- a CDS encoding sensor histidine kinase yields MNTNTKNGSLTTRARAVALAAGRGFVLALESLPGAVLGFTLSLVSIALIPIGFGLVTTPRVLTGVRAFADRRRVLAAKWGGVSIPSAYRPVPEDAKPWTRAYAMLRDPATWRDLRWLQVDMTAGFVTALLPAVVLFYPLEGFAVAAGLWRPLSDSGGYWYGFVHVTDQASALGAGVLAAAILALASPLAPRMLTTHFRLTRAVLGASESELAERVRVLTETRRDAVDTSAAELRRIERDLHDGAQARLVAMGMDLGTIEMLLDKDPAKAKQLLAQARQSSVDALGELRDLVRGIHPPVLAERGLGDAVRALALRLPLPTEVNVELGGRADAPVESAAYFAISEVLTNAVKHSGADRIWVDLHHREGMLRISVTDNGKGGAVIGSGSGLTGVERRLGTFDGVLAVSSPAGGPTMVTMEIPCELS; encoded by the coding sequence ATGAACACCAACACGAAGAACGGCTCTCTCACCACGAGGGCCCGGGCCGTCGCTCTGGCGGCGGGGCGGGGGTTCGTGCTGGCCCTGGAGTCCCTGCCCGGCGCGGTTCTCGGCTTCACACTCTCCCTCGTGTCCATCGCGCTCATCCCGATCGGCTTCGGACTCGTCACGACGCCTCGGGTGCTGACGGGAGTGCGGGCGTTCGCGGACCGGCGGCGGGTGCTCGCGGCGAAGTGGGGCGGGGTGTCGATCCCGTCGGCGTACCGGCCGGTCCCCGAGGACGCCAAACCCTGGACGCGGGCGTATGCGATGCTGCGCGACCCGGCGACCTGGCGGGACCTGCGGTGGCTGCAGGTGGACATGACGGCGGGGTTCGTGACGGCGCTGCTGCCGGCGGTGGTCCTCTTCTACCCGCTCGAAGGCTTCGCCGTGGCGGCCGGACTGTGGCGGCCGTTGTCGGACAGCGGCGGCTACTGGTACGGCTTCGTGCACGTCACCGACCAGGCCTCCGCGCTCGGCGCCGGCGTGCTGGCCGCCGCGATCCTCGCCCTCGCCTCGCCCTTGGCCCCGCGGATGCTGACCACCCACTTCCGGCTCACCCGAGCCGTACTCGGCGCGAGTGAGAGCGAGTTGGCCGAGCGCGTCCGCGTCCTCACCGAGACCCGCCGTGACGCCGTCGACACCTCCGCCGCCGAGCTGCGCCGCATCGAGCGGGATCTGCACGACGGGGCGCAGGCCCGGCTGGTCGCCATGGGCATGGACCTGGGCACCATCGAAATGCTCCTCGACAAGGACCCGGCGAAGGCCAAGCAGCTCCTCGCCCAGGCCCGTCAGTCCTCCGTGGACGCCCTCGGCGAGCTGCGCGATCTCGTCCGCGGCATCCACCCGCCGGTCCTGGCCGAACGCGGACTCGGTGACGCGGTCAGGGCGTTGGCACTCCGGCTGCCCCTCCCGACCGAGGTGAATGTCGAGTTGGGCGGCCGCGCGGACGCACCGGTCGAGTCCGCCGCCTACTTCGCCATCAGCGAGGTGCTCACCAACGCGGTCAAGCACTCCGGCGCGGACCGGATCTGGGTCGACCTGCATCACCGCGAGGGCATGCTGCGGATCTCCGTCACCGACAACGGCAAGGGCGGTGCGGTGATCGGGTCGGGCTCCGGGCTGACCGGAGTCGAGCGGCGACTGGGTACATTCGACGGCGTCCTGGCCGTCAGCAGTCCCGCGGGCGGTCCCACCATGGTCACCATGGAGATCCCTTGCGAGTTGTCCTAG
- a CDS encoding DUF1996 domain-containing protein → MVRNTRKRRTPLATKAIAASAALALGGGGLIWANFYASAHESNNSGQNQTKAAAGQVATIACPDVQQKLTNVPDRARQGVATELANLDKQITEAYARLASTRQAQTQDASFVQNAIVGPLKEKRSATLDRIRIDIQRVGGQVDASGLGALAACTTQSANQTNAGGGQNNNGGQNNGGQQQGNGGQQQGNGGQNNGGQQQGGGQAGAGQNIGGQAGNGPVAADFVDITKVAANVQGKPRNGGQASTGTFTTSCGVNANKNHNTDNVIVAPGVTNGAHHLHDYVGNQKVDAFATNDSLIADQTSCQNQGDLSAYYWPVVRIQDGSQDFDQNADGGGKEGNVGKILTPVQAQIKYVGNPQSKVTAMPQFLRIITGDAKTTTNGLANANAHWSCTGFENKVQLTEQYPICPQGSNVVRTFAFQSCWDGKNIDSANHRTHVAFADPASGACGNGFKAIPQLTMRLVYKINPPALQNGQVKNAYAVDGFPEQLHKSATDHDDFIAVFKNNLANTIANCVNNGKQCR, encoded by the coding sequence ATGGTACGCAACACACGAAAGCGCCGTACGCCGCTGGCCACCAAGGCCATAGCCGCATCGGCGGCCCTAGCGCTCGGTGGGGGCGGGCTGATCTGGGCGAACTTCTACGCCTCGGCCCACGAGTCGAACAACTCGGGGCAGAACCAGACCAAGGCCGCCGCCGGCCAGGTGGCCACGATCGCCTGCCCGGACGTCCAGCAGAAGCTGACGAACGTCCCCGACAGGGCCCGTCAGGGTGTGGCCACGGAGCTGGCGAACCTCGACAAGCAGATCACCGAGGCCTACGCCCGACTCGCTTCCACACGCCAGGCACAGACGCAGGACGCCAGCTTCGTGCAGAACGCGATCGTCGGCCCCCTCAAGGAAAAGCGGTCCGCGACCCTCGACCGGATCCGGATCGACATCCAGCGGGTGGGCGGCCAGGTCGACGCGTCCGGGCTGGGAGCTCTCGCCGCCTGTACGACGCAGAGCGCGAACCAGACCAACGCCGGTGGTGGCCAGAACAACAACGGCGGCCAGAACAACGGCGGCCAGCAGCAGGGCAACGGTGGCCAGCAGCAGGGTAACGGTGGCCAGAACAACGGTGGTCAGCAGCAGGGCGGCGGGCAGGCCGGCGCCGGCCAGAACATCGGCGGCCAGGCCGGCAACGGTCCCGTCGCGGCCGACTTCGTGGACATCACGAAGGTCGCCGCGAACGTCCAGGGCAAGCCGCGCAACGGCGGCCAGGCCTCGACCGGCACGTTCACCACCAGCTGCGGTGTGAACGCGAACAAGAACCACAACACCGACAACGTGATCGTGGCGCCCGGCGTGACCAACGGCGCGCACCACCTGCACGACTACGTCGGCAACCAGAAGGTCGACGCGTTCGCGACGAACGACTCGCTGATCGCGGACCAGACCAGCTGCCAGAACCAGGGTGACCTGTCGGCGTACTACTGGCCGGTCGTCCGTATCCAGGACGGCTCGCAGGACTTCGACCAGAACGCGGACGGCGGCGGCAAGGAAGGGAACGTCGGCAAGATCCTGACGCCGGTCCAGGCGCAGATCAAGTACGTCGGCAACCCGCAGAGCAAGGTCACCGCGATGCCGCAGTTCCTGCGCATCATCACCGGTGACGCCAAGACCACCACCAACGGTCTGGCGAACGCCAACGCGCACTGGAGCTGCACCGGCTTCGAGAACAAGGTCCAGCTGACGGAGCAGTACCCGATCTGCCCGCAGGGCAGCAACGTGGTGCGCACCTTCGCCTTCCAGAGCTGCTGGGACGGCAAGAACATCGACAGCGCCAACCACCGTACTCACGTGGCCTTCGCGGACCCGGCGAGCGGTGCCTGTGGGAACGGCTTCAAGGCGATCCCACAGCTGACGATGCGCCTGGTGTACAAGATCAACCCGCCGGCCCTGCAGAACGGCCAGGTGAAGAACGCCTACGCGGTCGACGGCTTCCCGGAGCAGCTGCACAAGTCGGCCACCGACCACGACGACTTCATCGCGGTCTTCAAGAACAACCTGGCGAACACGATCGCCAACTGCGTCAACAACGGCAAGCAGTGCCGGTGA
- a CDS encoding metal-dependent hydrolase — protein sequence MSHKQASERVALKARKVSFSWEDTPLHWVPGDPFTTHTINVLHLLLPAGERWFVHVYKQALPLIRDDRLREDVIGFIGQEAMHSQAHDEVLPHLKELGLDPTPYTAQVDWFFEKLLGDRTLPPGRARRWWLLERVAVIAAIEHYTAFLGNWMLNAEELDRRGADPTMLDLLRWHGAEEVEHRSVAFDLFLHLDGGYRRRARTWATAFTALVFLWRRGVRFFMENDPTLADGRASLRDFYVRGRRGTLPATGDMLKSIPRYLSRTYHPSQEGSTEQAVAYLASSPAATAAERGAA from the coding sequence ATGTCTCATAAGCAGGCCTCGGAGCGGGTCGCCCTCAAGGCGCGGAAGGTGTCCTTCTCCTGGGAGGACACACCGTTGCACTGGGTGCCGGGGGATCCGTTCACCACCCACACCATCAATGTGCTGCATCTGCTGCTGCCCGCCGGTGAGCGGTGGTTCGTGCACGTGTACAAGCAGGCGCTGCCGCTGATCCGGGACGACCGGCTGCGTGAGGACGTCATCGGGTTCATCGGCCAGGAGGCGATGCACTCACAGGCCCACGACGAGGTCCTGCCGCACCTGAAGGAGCTCGGGCTCGATCCGACGCCGTACACGGCGCAGGTCGACTGGTTCTTCGAGAAGCTGCTCGGCGACCGGACCCTGCCGCCCGGCAGGGCACGCAGGTGGTGGCTGCTGGAGCGGGTCGCGGTCATCGCGGCCATCGAGCACTACACCGCGTTCCTCGGCAACTGGATGCTGAATGCGGAGGAGTTGGATCGCCGTGGCGCCGATCCGACCATGCTGGACCTGCTGCGCTGGCACGGTGCCGAGGAGGTCGAGCACCGGTCGGTCGCCTTCGATCTGTTCCTGCACCTCGACGGGGGCTACCGGCGACGTGCGCGCACCTGGGCCACCGCCTTCACGGCGCTGGTCTTCCTGTGGCGGCGCGGTGTCCGCTTCTTCATGGAGAACGACCCGACGCTGGCCGACGGCAGGGCGAGCCTCAGGGACTTCTACGTGCGCGGCAGGCGAGGCACCCTGCCGGCCACCGGGGACATGCTCAAGTCCATCCCGCGGTATCTGAGCCGTACCTACCACCCCTCGCAGGAGGGCTCCACCGAGCAGGCCGTCGCCTATCTCGCCTCCTCCCCCGCGGCCACGGCGGCGGAGAGGGGAGCCGCGTGA
- a CDS encoding fused response regulator/phosphatase produces MDVDGKLTDTTVLVVDDVAASRYAMGTVLRRAGHQVVPVATGGQALVELDVRLRKGMLPDVALVDVDLPDMSGFELCRRLKERPHMAALPVVHFSAAAVAPGDRCQGLDAGAETYLTVPAEPEEIEAVVRAAVRTARLRADDQALVRRLTLLSQAIVTIQAARSPQELADAAADSTARLTGTPAAVFVLGPDEELYCGTSRDRTSLALPDAGAHRAVAGLLRRLTRGQSGVQITTVPAPLWPAGFFRPGIQHDGRLAMVLTQDGKAPVCLATPTRGVRRVNPEDEALVAQLAQATALAAEPLLMYQVERHVALTLQHSFLPQPHRLPELPGMDVVVRYVPASQDTEIGGDFYAALRTDEGVLTAVGDVVGHSLEAATVMVEIRHALRAYCVEENDPAVLAERLDRMLQHYHAEVTATVCLALIDPGTGRTRIANAGHIPPLILRDTGDADYAKAEGPLLGLGLPHPPPTELFLEPADRLLMVTDGLIETRGTDLTISMEQLRSAAIGSLPGLDALCDTLLACFGHDREDDIAMLALQLRNEGN; encoded by the coding sequence ATGGACGTCGACGGCAAACTGACAGACACGACCGTGCTGGTCGTGGACGACGTGGCGGCCAGTCGGTACGCCATGGGCACCGTGCTGCGCCGCGCCGGACACCAGGTCGTACCGGTCGCCACCGGAGGGCAGGCGCTCGTCGAGCTCGACGTACGGCTGCGCAAGGGCATGCTGCCCGACGTGGCCCTGGTCGACGTCGACCTGCCGGACATGAGCGGCTTCGAACTGTGCCGCCGGCTCAAGGAGCGGCCGCACATGGCGGCCCTGCCCGTCGTGCACTTCTCGGCCGCCGCCGTGGCCCCGGGCGATCGCTGCCAGGGGCTGGACGCGGGCGCCGAGACATATCTGACGGTGCCTGCCGAGCCCGAGGAGATCGAGGCGGTGGTCCGGGCCGCGGTGCGCACCGCGCGCCTTCGGGCCGACGACCAGGCGCTGGTACGGCGGCTGACGCTGCTGTCGCAGGCGATCGTCACCATCCAGGCTGCGCGCTCACCGCAGGAACTCGCGGACGCGGCCGCCGACTCCACCGCCCGGCTCACCGGCACCCCCGCCGCCGTCTTCGTCCTCGGCCCGGACGAGGAGCTTTACTGCGGCACCTCCCGGGACCGCACCTCCCTCGCCCTGCCCGACGCGGGCGCACACCGGGCCGTGGCCGGTCTGCTGCGGCGCCTCACCCGGGGACAGTCGGGAGTGCAGATCACCACCGTGCCCGCGCCGCTGTGGCCCGCCGGGTTCTTCCGGCCCGGAATACAGCACGACGGTCGGCTGGCGATGGTCCTCACCCAGGACGGCAAGGCCCCGGTGTGCCTGGCCACGCCCACGCGCGGGGTGCGCCGGGTGAACCCCGAGGACGAGGCGCTGGTGGCGCAGCTGGCGCAGGCCACCGCGCTGGCCGCCGAGCCGCTGCTCATGTACCAAGTCGAGCGGCACGTCGCGCTCACCCTCCAGCACAGCTTCCTGCCCCAGCCGCACCGGCTGCCCGAGCTGCCGGGCATGGACGTCGTGGTCCGGTACGTGCCCGCGTCGCAGGACACGGAGATCGGCGGCGACTTCTACGCGGCCCTGCGCACCGACGAGGGCGTACTCACGGCGGTCGGTGACGTGGTCGGGCACTCACTGGAGGCGGCCACCGTGATGGTCGAGATCCGGCACGCGCTGCGCGCCTACTGCGTCGAGGAGAACGACCCGGCCGTGCTCGCCGAGCGCCTCGACCGAATGCTGCAGCACTACCATGCCGAGGTCACGGCCACCGTGTGCCTGGCCCTGATCGACCCCGGCACCGGGCGCACCCGGATCGCCAACGCCGGCCACATCCCGCCGCTGATCCTCAGGGACACCGGCGACGCCGACTACGCGAAGGCCGAAGGCCCGCTGCTCGGCCTCGGACTGCCCCACCCGCCGCCCACCGAGCTGTTCCTGGAGCCCGCCGACCGGCTCCTCATGGTCACCGACGGCCTGATCGAGACCAGGGGCACGGATCTGACGATCTCGATGGAGCAGCTCCGCTCGGCGGCCATCGGCTCCCTGCCCGGCCTGGACGCCCTCTGCGACACCCTCCTGGCCTGCTTCGGCCACGACCGCGAGGACGACATCGCCATGCTGGCCCTCCAACTGAGGAACGAGGGGAACTAG
- a CDS encoding tetratricopeptide repeat protein produces MNQDWEDRVAATWAGFDDYAEEDAADFRAAVDALVAELPDGSPLGPFERACAWDSTGHSDRAVPLYREALTLGLSQVSGYKGRRAKIQLSSSLRNIGEAEEGVKLLTPELDAPSDELDDAVRACLALCLSSLGRDREGLSLVLGALAPHLPRYQRSMANYARALVEPLD; encoded by the coding sequence GTGAACCAGGACTGGGAAGATCGCGTGGCCGCCACCTGGGCAGGCTTCGACGACTATGCGGAAGAAGACGCTGCCGACTTCCGGGCCGCGGTGGACGCCCTCGTCGCCGAGCTGCCGGACGGCAGTCCGCTCGGCCCCTTCGAGCGGGCCTGCGCCTGGGACTCGACGGGCCACTCGGACCGGGCGGTTCCGCTGTACCGGGAGGCGCTGACGCTCGGGCTCAGCCAGGTCAGCGGCTACAAGGGCCGCCGCGCCAAGATCCAGCTGTCCAGTTCGCTCCGGAACATCGGGGAGGCCGAGGAGGGCGTCAAGCTGCTGACACCCGAACTGGACGCACCCTCAGACGAGCTGGACGACGCGGTGCGGGCGTGCCTGGCGCTGTGCCTGTCCAGCCTCGGCCGGGACCGCGAGGGTCTCTCCCTGGTCCTGGGCGCCCTGGCCCCGCATCTCCCCCGCTACCAGCGGTCGATGGCGAACTACGCGCGGGCGCTCGTCGAGCCGCTGGACTGA
- a CDS encoding 5-carboxymethyl-2-hydroxymuconate Delta-isomerase — MPQITVDYSKAITHAFDRDAFARALHEATVEIAAAKPEACKTQFRPSEYTAFGYEDPAELRHAVVHVTFGLLAGRTEETKARLTEATLELLRKHIADEGIVLHASAEVRDLDPSYRKFER; from the coding sequence ATGCCGCAGATCACCGTCGACTACTCGAAGGCGATCACCCACGCCTTCGACCGGGACGCCTTCGCCCGTGCCCTGCACGAGGCGACCGTCGAGATCGCGGCGGCCAAGCCGGAGGCGTGCAAGACGCAGTTCCGGCCCAGCGAGTACACCGCCTTCGGCTACGAGGACCCCGCCGAGCTGCGCCACGCGGTCGTCCACGTCACCTTCGGACTGCTCGCCGGACGTACCGAGGAGACCAAGGCGCGGCTCACCGAGGCCACTCTGGAACTGCTCCGCAAGCACATCGCGGACGAGGGAATCGTGCTGCACGCCTCCGCCGAGGTCCGCGACCTCGACCCGTCGTACCGCAAGTTCGAGCGCTGA
- a CDS encoding PDR/VanB family oxidoreductase, whose product MPRLRTVAVVAGAAVLVRRALRRRIRTSPLWPMPALENPTSGRPRSRALRLLVVSRETVADGVVQLRLEGRDLPRWAPGAHLDLVLPSGLVRQYSLCGDPADTSSYTVAARLIEDGRGGSREMHERVREGTHVEVRGPRNRFPLVEAPSYVFVVGGIGITPVLPMLRALGDGTPWRLLYGGRTRASMPFLEEVGKLGGDRVTVVAEDEDGRPDLDGLLGDAPEGAAVYCCGPEGLIAAVAERFPQVRLERFAPRTATDGNGAFEVELRRTGRTLTVPADSTLLAAVRAELPDTAYSCEQGFCGTCEQRVLEGEVEHRDELLTDAERGDSMLICVSRARSERLVLDM is encoded by the coding sequence ATGCCGAGGCTGCGGACCGTCGCGGTCGTCGCGGGCGCCGCGGTGCTGGTCCGGCGGGCGCTGCGGCGCCGCATCCGGACCTCGCCGCTGTGGCCGATGCCCGCGCTGGAGAACCCGACGTCCGGGCGGCCCCGGTCGCGAGCCCTCAGGCTGCTGGTCGTCTCGCGTGAGACGGTCGCCGACGGCGTCGTACAACTGCGCCTGGAGGGAAGGGACTTGCCGCGCTGGGCGCCCGGCGCGCATCTCGACCTCGTGCTGCCGTCGGGGCTGGTGCGGCAGTACTCGCTGTGCGGCGACCCGGCGGACACCTCGTCGTACACCGTCGCCGCGCGGCTGATCGAGGACGGGCGGGGCGGCTCGCGCGAGATGCACGAGCGGGTACGGGAGGGAACGCACGTCGAGGTGCGCGGGCCGCGCAACCGCTTCCCGCTGGTCGAGGCCCCCTCGTACGTCTTCGTCGTCGGCGGCATCGGGATCACTCCCGTGCTGCCGATGCTGCGAGCGCTCGGGGACGGTACGCCGTGGCGGCTGCTGTACGGCGGGCGGACGCGGGCGTCGATGCCGTTCCTGGAAGAGGTGGGCAAGCTGGGCGGCGACCGGGTGACCGTCGTCGCCGAGGACGAGGACGGACGGCCCGATCTCGACGGCCTGTTGGGGGATGCGCCCGAGGGGGCCGCCGTGTACTGCTGCGGGCCGGAGGGCCTCATCGCGGCGGTGGCGGAGCGGTTCCCGCAGGTCCGCCTCGAACGCTTCGCACCCCGTACGGCCACCGACGGCAACGGCGCCTTCGAGGTCGAACTCCGGCGCACCGGACGGACGTTGACGGTGCCGGCCGACTCCACTCTGCTGGCCGCCGTGCGTGCCGAGCTGCCGGACACCGCCTACTCCTGCGAGCAGGGCTTCTGCGGAACCTGCGAGCAGCGGGTGCTGGAGGGCGAGGTGGAGCACCGGGACGAGCTGCTGACGGACGCGGAGCGCGGTGACTCGATGCTGATCTGCGTATCGCGGGCACGAAGTGAGCGTCTCGTGCTGGATATGTGA
- a CDS encoding TetR/AcrR family transcriptional regulator, giving the protein MTTGVRRRMGVEERRQQLIGVALELFSQRSPDDVSIDEIASAAGISRPLVYHYFPGKLSLYEAALRRAAQDLAGRFDEPREGPLGARLLRVMRRFFDFVDHHGPGFAALMRGGPAVGSSATNALIDSVRQAAYEQILSHLAVQDPPARLELVVRSWISLAESTALIWLDGRRIPRAELEAQLVHDFAALAAVSAAYDEEMGALLRRMIKDEPADGPFAHLVDRLIALAS; this is encoded by the coding sequence ATGACTACCGGGGTGCGCCGCAGAATGGGAGTGGAAGAGCGGCGGCAGCAGTTGATCGGCGTCGCCCTCGAACTGTTCAGCCAACGCTCTCCCGACGACGTCTCCATCGACGAGATAGCGTCCGCCGCGGGCATCTCGCGCCCGCTGGTCTATCACTACTTTCCCGGCAAACTCAGCCTGTACGAGGCCGCGTTGAGGCGTGCCGCGCAGGATCTGGCGGGGCGGTTCGACGAGCCGCGGGAGGGGCCGCTCGGGGCGCGGCTGCTGCGGGTGATGCGGCGCTTCTTCGACTTCGTCGACCATCACGGGCCCGGCTTCGCGGCGCTGATGCGTGGCGGGCCGGCCGTGGGCTCCTCGGCGACCAACGCGCTCATCGACTCCGTGCGGCAGGCCGCGTACGAGCAGATCCTTTCGCATCTGGCGGTCCAGGATCCGCCCGCGCGGCTGGAACTGGTCGTACGCTCCTGGATCTCGCTCGCCGAGTCGACCGCGCTGATCTGGCTGGACGGGCGGCGCATCCCGCGCGCCGAGCTGGAGGCCCAGCTCGTGCACGACTTCGCCGCGCTGGCCGCCGTGAGCGCCGCCTACGACGAGGAGATGGGCGCGCTGCTGCGCCGGATGATCAAGGACGAACCGGCCGACGGGCCCTTCGCACACCTGGTCGACCGGCTGATCGCGCTCGCTTCCTGA
- a CDS encoding LuxR C-terminal-related transcriptional regulator, with protein MRVVLAEDLFLLRDGLVRLLEAYDFEIAAAVESGPELSQALAELEPDVAVVDVRLPPTHTDEGLQCALQARRDRPGLPVLVLSQHVEQLYARELLADGSGGVGYLLKDRVFDAEQFIDSVRRVAAGGTAMDPQVIQQLLSRRAADDRPLGRLTPREREVLELMAQGRSNAAIAGQLVVTERAIAKHTSNIFAKLDLEVSDDDNRRVLAVLAYLDQDR; from the coding sequence TTGCGAGTTGTCCTAGCCGAAGACCTCTTCCTGCTGCGCGACGGACTGGTCCGGCTCCTGGAGGCCTACGACTTCGAGATCGCCGCGGCCGTCGAGTCCGGCCCCGAACTCAGCCAGGCACTGGCCGAGCTGGAGCCGGACGTCGCCGTGGTCGACGTACGCCTGCCGCCGACGCACACCGACGAGGGGCTGCAGTGCGCACTGCAGGCCCGCCGGGACAGACCCGGGCTTCCGGTGCTGGTGCTCTCCCAGCACGTGGAGCAGCTGTACGCGCGCGAGCTGCTCGCCGACGGCAGCGGCGGGGTGGGGTATCTGCTCAAGGACCGGGTGTTCGACGCGGAGCAGTTCATCGACTCCGTACGGCGGGTCGCGGCGGGCGGGACGGCGATGGACCCGCAGGTGATCCAGCAGCTGCTGTCCCGGCGGGCGGCCGACGACCGGCCCCTCGGGCGGCTGACGCCCCGTGAGCGCGAGGTGCTGGAGCTGATGGCGCAGGGCCGCTCCAACGCGGCGATCGCGGGGCAGCTGGTGGTGACGGAACGGGCCATCGCCAAACACACCTCCAACATCTTCGCCAAACTGGACCTGGAGGTGTCGGATGATGACAATCGTCGCGTTCTGGCGGTCCTCGCCTATCTGGACCAGGACCGGTGA